A segment of the Corylus avellana chromosome ca2, CavTom2PMs-1.0 genome:
GAGTGTATCTCATGAATTTTACATAGATAAAAAAAGTTTGTCCGGGATTAAAAACATTTTGgatctttagtttttttttataagtaatcgacaaatatcattaaaagcataaccttaagtacacatgaagtatacaaaatGAAACACCTAACTAAAAGGATCTCCGATTATTTTCCGCAAGCAAGATGTTGTCTGTAATCACTTCATGCAGAGCTAGGAATTTTGGACTAAGATTGTAAACGAACCGAGCTATTTCGAGCTTCTTCAGAAACTTAACTTCGTTTATTAAATGAGCCGAATTCATATAAACTCGCTCAACTCATATaacatcatttttattattttctatagtATTAATTTTTAACTATGTAGTAAGAACATTTTAAGCATTTAAAATGATAAAGGAAAATCTCTTCCTCATGAGATGGATGTAGCTTGAATTCTTGAGATCAAGTCTTAATATAGATATGTGTTTTTGTGTGCATGTGTGatggatgtatatatatactgtaaaatatacatatagATTCATGATTGGATcatttaagaatattttaaatgagGTTATAAGATATAATATAAACAGTCAATTTCACAATAAAAGCTAGATATATGAGTTATTTTAAATAAGAGGTTGGTAGGGTTAatttttgtaagtttataaataaaaattaatttatttaattaacttgaaTGATTAAACcttaacaataattaagtaactaataaTTAGCATGGATTTATGAAAAAAGTATAAACAATGATTATATGTACTTTATATAAGGAATGAATTAAGTTAAATGAGCAATTCATGAACAAGGTCgagtttaaaataaataaattgagtttGAACATATTATCTAACTCGGTGATAAGCTTGAGGATGGCTCGTGTTTGAAAGAAAACGATACAAACCAAGCTTGAATATTCAACACTCGGCTTGACTCAGCTCGATTATAGCCTTATTTTGGACCTAAACTTCCAAAATAGTTCTTGGCCGGAAAGAACCATAAATGCACAAAACTTATCTAAGACTGGCTTGACTAATTACACATTCTACATTCAGTGACAAAATCAATAGTTGAACTTATAATCAAATGTAATTTGAAACTTCACCTCCCAAAAGAGTCATTTCACCTCCATCCCTAGATTGCCCTCCACTAGTCTGCCAACCGACACACCATACATTATCCTGCAAAAGTcatgaaaagaaattatatatatactcgtaAAGAACCTGGAGAAGAATTCgatcaataatatatatgaaaatgatgtttttcagaaaaataaaaaaatagaaagaccATTTAAACCACATACATAATAGGTAGCAGTGCTTAACACTACagggcaacaaaaaaaaattttgatttcagATTAACTTCAATGTTCTTCTAGCTGGGAGgaatcaaaaatgaaaaaataactaTCACTCACAAGGTAGACTACTCATAAAAATGTTATCAAACAATCACAACCAAGGAGACTCCAAAGAGGCTATTTCAAAGTACTGTGTAAGAACGCTGTAAAACTCATCTTTTGACAAGTggtttttattaaataaacattatATATACAGTAAATAGAACATAGCAACCCATACTGATCTTTATTTGATCAATGTAAAGGTATGTGCATATTGAGATGGTCTACAGAAATATGTAGACCATCTACAGAAATTCTGACAAGTggttttattaaataaacattatATATACAGTACATAGAACATAGCAATTCATACTGATCTTTATTTGATCAATGTAAAGGTATGTGCATATTGAGATGGTCTTCAGAAATAtgggctttttctttttctattttaaatataGGATATAAATCTTTACTTCTAAGAATCTAGAAAGTTGACCACCAATCAgattagattttcttttttttttttttttttttgataagtaaagagtatgttttattaaaagcatagAGATTAAAAACTTTCTTCCACTGGTTTATACTACTAACATGTCAGAATTATAATAGAAATTAAAGTACAACAACATTTTGGGCAATGTGTCATCTATATTGGCTTGATATACACAACTTCTGAGCCTAATAAAGATGTAAAATCTACTTTATTGACCTATCTAACGAAGAAAAGGTCAATTTCACAAGCAATTTTAGGTGAGCATTCAATGTACATAGTGAGTAAGAAAAACAATCCAAAGAAGTTACTGAAAGTAAGATAAAATATCTAGATGATAATAAATCCTAAAATTCAGGTCCTTTGCGATTGTGATTCAACATGGAACCCAAGCATGAGTTTACTGAAGGCAAAGTAAAAAAGCACAAGAGCTGAAGCATCTTGGAGAAGGAATAATATCAGCAAATTGTGAAAGGAGACCTAACAAGCGAGGACTCTAACTAAAATTTGAAGACTCACATTACCCATGCCAAGCTGGAATAGATACTCATGAGCATAAACTGTCAATGAAAGGGAACCGTCAAAATGAAATGTGACCGTTGGAAATCCGTCATCAACACTGCAGGAGTACAGGACAATAGAAATCAGAGTTGTCTTACAAAAGCCTGGATCAGACAACTTGAAATACATATGTAATTTGTTATCTTCTTATAATGTACTAAAGAGCAACAATTGCTTCAAAGTTAAGTTATGCAACCTttctatttatattatatattgtcATTTTGGGTCCCTTTTTATCTGGATTTATTATGTAAAATCTGTCGGTTCCAAAATACTTCAAATTAATCTCATTTATACACTGATAAATGCAAGTCAGCTTTTTCAAGTATTAACCAATAAATTATATTGCAGTATGACATTTAGTACAGAAATGAATACTTATTCGGCCCCAATACtactaaaagagaaaataaagctTAATCTTGTTactccaaaaattaaaaattacaagcAAGTAGCTTCAGTTGATGCCTTACTTTCCATTGAACTTAAAACAAGTAAACTGGTCTTCAACGGTATGTAATTTCAACCCAGGCTGCTGACTCATAATCTGAATGCATAACAAGAAtgacaattaaaataaaaataaataagaatctAAAAGAAAACCTCAAATGAAGGTGAGTGAAGGAATATCATGTACCTTAGGCATTAGTGCTTCGTAAACCAGATCTGGAAGATAAGCCAATGTTGTACCACTGTCAATTATGGTTCCTTTCTTAACTCCATTGTCAAATATATCTGAAGGAAGTGTTAGAACATCACCACCCACCTCAATTTCCTTCAATACTACATTGTAATGTGCCCTAAGATTGTAGATAAAAGTACAATTATGACAAAATTCATAAGCCAAACTTAGTAAGGAAACTAAAGCCTGAAATAAGAATTTAAAGAAACTAAGATAACATTTCACAAAGAAACACAAAAGGAATCAACACATTTTACTAATATTCAAAAGGACATACTAAAGTAAGCTCTATAATGACCTTGACGATCAGGTTCCTAGCACTTGCCCTACCAATGGGGAAGGAATTGATGTACAACACTATTTTTGAAtgtaataataaacaaagtgaAGACTTCCatgttctcttttctttttttttatgcatcAAGCACAAGGGTTCTTCTACCATAATAAGTAATCCATAACTTAGACTAGAAAACATTCCTTCAAATCTTAATTTCACTACACCTTTTCCTGAAAGATCAAGCTTTATACTCTACAAAGATCTCCATCTAGATGTACGAGTACTTTATGGATGTCAGATGTACGAGTACTTTATGTATGTCACTTTTGTATAATTGCAGTACATAATTTATACCTTACTTGCAAGCATTAAACATCCCATGGTGAATTAAAATGTCCTAAACAATCAGGGTGTCTCGCAACAAAATTAACTAAATCGATATTCTGTAGTATGTGTAAATGACATGAATGTAAAAGACCTTATTTCTTTTAGGACTCTATTCCTTTTAACTAGAGTGTGCTAGATAACCAAACCCCTTGTCCACCCATTTTGCACCTATTTGGGCACTAATTAAAGTCTCCTCCCTTAAAAATTGTGAGGAGAAAAACCATCCCACAGATTCTCAACCCTCATCATAGAAGACCGATGGTATATTTCTGATATCAAGTGAGTCACCTCATAGACCCTGAATTGCTCAAGCTAGCCATCAATTATTACCAATCTAATGATTGCCAAAAAGCCATCTTCAATCAGATATTGAGATATTCCAATAGGTGAAAATTCCCAAAGCCTCGAAGGACAAACACCTCAGCCTGGAAATCAGACCCCTGCCACCTAGATCTGAAAGATGATATCCACTTGTAGTCCGCAGAGATTTCCCCTATTCCTACCTTCAAGGGTTGCCAAGAAAACAAGCATGAAGTGAATATTTCTCGTAGTACATGATTTCCTACTCCTTGATGAAGCACAAGGCGCAAAGCCTGGGAAGCATGCCACTTTCCATTCCATGAAAAAGTTACTTTGAGTCCCATTTCTGGTCCCCAAAGATGGCACCCATCCCCACTTGCCTGGTTTTGCAAAAACAACCACCACCCAAGTTGAATTTCTCTTTTGGATACATCGTGGAAACCTCTAAAAACTTTTTCACTAAACAGTTTCTAAAGACATCAAAATGTGTATAAAAAGGAATGTTCGCTCAACCAAAATGCGTTCTCTATGACCTCTTATTATACCCACATACCTTGTTAGCTTTTTagtaaaaatgtttaaaattaagCTTCATAATGTCCATTATGGAAGGACTTAAATGCAGTCAACAACATGACTTCCTTTAGGGAAGGGAAGCCTTCCAGTATCAGAGCGTTAAAGACAGCAGAATGCATTCTAGTCCTCAAAACCAAATGCCTACAATGAGTCTGTCCAGGATTTATAAGAAGGCACTTCATGGTGAAGAATCTGGTATGGACGTAAGAATCGCTGTTGGATCTGAATCCTAGTAAGAGGTCCACTAGATATCAGAAATTATTGAAGAAAGAACAAGATATTTCTCTTGCCCCTTCTTGGCAACAAAACATAGAGAAAATGGTTGAAATATTTAAGATAATTGCatattaacaaaacaatatctCATTTTACCCCAACATATGAATCCGGCAAGAGCTATGGTTCCAGAACTTAAACTGGATACCAACATTTCCCATAAGATGTCATTCTGAAAGAAGACCCAACAACAtttgttcttcatatttttaTGATCTCAAGATAAATTCTAGTCTACCTATAAACTGTCAATCATTTGGCCAAGCTCCAAGCAGCATCCCTACATCTTATATGCATTAGATGCTTTACCAAGACTTTTATGGGGAAAAGAAGGTTGGCTCTTATACAAGTATAAGAAGCATTAGCTAAAGTTTGAACTATTTCATTACCTACTACTAATAAATGTTCCCAAAATACATGTGGacataaatgattaaattaattctCAGTTCACACTTTCAGAAGGATTAGGAGTGTGATGTTCTCATATTTTCAACTTCTCTTCCTTTCTATTCAGTTGTTCAAAAGTTGACATAGGTCAGGTATGTAGTATGCTTATTAACTTTTTTCCTGCATTGCTACCATAACCACAAAGCTCTTTACTCAAAATGATAACACAATTCAAGAACTCATACTTTCAAAAGCTTCTTATGCAATCTCTTGCATACAATCTGACATTACTGGATAAATGATCCATAATCTCTACCTTCCAAACATATGCATAGAACTTAGTTCACATTAAAGTTGGCTCTGGCATTTTATCCTAGCAAACAACGGAAAGAAAAACTATGAATCCCAAAAAGTATAGTTAAAGAAAAGGTAGTGgacaagaaaatataaaataaataaagataaactaAGAAAAAGATAACCGCACTCCATACTCGATGGAAGTTTCATCCAAACAAATCTAAATAAACCCTAATTAAATAATATCTTAGACTGCTAACAGCcaatcaatcatttttattttttttttataagtaataaactattttattaaaagGGTAAAGGCACCCCAAAGTACACTGAGAGTATACAAcgggatcacctaactagaagtgaaaaagcgaaaaagaaaatcatcataagtAATAACTAgcataacaaataaaaaatttatgatagCTCCACATACAGCCAATCAATCATAGTACTTATAACTAgcataacaaataaaaaatttattaaagcTCCACATACTGATTTGGTACCAATGGAGTAGTGTTCACTTTTGGCTCCACCACTTGCCCAATAGCAAAGATTCCACCTCCATCTACATTATCCAAGCAGTGAGCAAACATTTTTTTCACCTTTCCTGCTGAAGCTAGCTGTGAAATCATGGATGAATTTGCTTGTCCAAAACCAAGTATGCCATCAAGTGCTTCTGAGGATGAACCAAGCTCCCCTGATTGTTTAGCTCCACACCTTTCACAAGAGGGAATTTTTAATATCTAGAAACAGTACAGCAAGTGTAGAATAAGTATATGAAAAAACTcaataaggaaaaacaaaactGAAGTACATTGAGTGATGCAATAGGTTTACCAGCCGATATATAAGAAAATATCGGAATGATAAAATAACAAATGTTGGTTaccacaacaaaaataaataaaaaataaataaattatcatcAGATAATTTGGTTATCAAGAGATTTCACTTTAGCCAAACCCCCTTCTATATCACTGacatatttgaaatttaaaaccttagacttgagaaaaacaaaagatattAATTATACAGTATTAATAGGTGCACAGCCCTGTATAATCCAAGTATTGCTATATCTACGGTTCAACTTTTTCTACATGGATGCAAGCAACGGATATGGTAGTTCTATATGGATGTAGCAACAAATACGGCGGTGATGGGGAAAATATTAACATTGGACAATTTACGTAAGAAGAACATTATAGTGAcagagtggtgttgtatgtgcaagaagagtggtgAATCTATTGATCATTTATTGTTGCATTGTGAAGTTGCTTTAGAGGTATGGAACATGGTTTTTCAGCTGTTTGGTGTTATGTGGGTGATGCCGGGTAGGATGAAGGAATGCTTAGGAACTTGGAAAGGGCAGAGGGGTAAGCATTCAGTTCAGTAAATCTAGAGAATGGctcctttgtgtgtaatgtggtgcttatggagagaaagaaatgcaCAGAATTTTGAGGACCATGAAATTGGACTTatagagttgaagaaaagggtgctccaaACACTTTTCTCATGGAGAGTATTGTGGCATTCTTCACAACGCTTGCGGAATTCCTAGAATTCTGTGCGTCATTTTCAGTTTAAAGCTTGTTTtgtgggctcttttgtatacttcctgtgtacatgggttgcgccccttgcgcttttaatacattgatattacctatcaaaaaaaacaGATATGGCAGTTCTTTCTAGACTGACATATATCCAAAGTTCTTTATGATTATGGCATTGAAGCTTAATATAAGAAATACAACACACCCAAATATTACACTCCCATTTGCTGGTGCTGCCTGAAAGTTTCCAGTCACTCGCTGAAGTTGAATATTATCCTTCACAAAGTATCCTGCAGTTGAGCTCCCATCTCCATAGACAACATTATATTGGCAAAGCAAGTCAGGCCTGCAACCAGGAAGTGGACCATCGTATGTGGCAGTGCAAAAAGCTTGAtcacaagtaaccaaacttgaAGTAGATGAGCCCTTTGGGTCGAATAGTGTCAATTCTATCTGTAGTagaataatcataataataatgctTCTTCAACAAATGCTCAACATAATTTGGAAGGCTTAGTATAACATTCAATGTGAGGGAATATgcatcaaaatttttaatagtAAATTGAGAGACTCAATTGAAGAAATAAAGTTAGAGGTGCATACACCAAGACCACTTTTCTTAGGACACTTGCTGCAGCCAATACAATTCACCCATAGAATGTCACTTCCTGTATCAACTTGAACGTAATAGTCCTTTGAAGGAGACCCAATCCCAATATTAGCAAAGTACAGGCTACAGCAACCAAGTAAACTGTGTAAGAATATAGAGGAAACAAATCAAATGTTTCCTTTTTTAAGCACCTACTTAGCTCAAGTAGGCtgaattttctatttctttttgcaCCAAGACAACAGCAAACATAAGAAAGTCCGGCTGGGTGTTAAAGATGGCATTGGGAAAGAATGTTTTGGTTCATATAACacgagaaaagaaaagtaataatAACTATTGCATTCAAAGAAGGGAATAAATGGTACccaaatttctttaaaataatatatatatatatatatatataaaaaaaaactttaattaacGATAAGAATTAGAACTTAATacttttacaaataaaataaaaaatcaagatgaattgcttttttaaatacaaaatcaatAGTTCTAGAAACCAAAAATGAATAGAGATTAGTATTGGGTACAATGTACCAAGCCAATAAGTGCACATAACATAATAGATAAActattatcaaacaaaaaaaaaaaaaaaaaacataataaataaacTGTTCCCCTTAGAATCCATTAATTCTACCTTAAAttaaccagaaaaaaaaaaaaaaaaaaaaccgagagagagagagagattggatCTAAACATATTAAGTAAAACAAGCACATACAATTCAAACCAATAGCAATATCAGTGATTATTTATCCGAAGTAAATATccagaaaaccaaaaaaataatattttcccaAGAAACCAATTTCGACCAAAATTTGCATAAAAcagtaagaagaaaaaaactacaaaatatcttatatgaaaatgaattaTGCATACAAACAAAACCAATAGGATcatcattaataaataaaataaaaaataaaaagcattaagagagagagagagagagagagagagagagagagatagagaaacccaacaagaaaagaaaggaacCCAGAATCTAAACGCAAAGGAATTGAAAGAAAGAGCAAGAAACGAAGAAAGGCACCCAGTTTCAGAAGGGCGGCCATTGCCACCCAATTTCAGATCCACATCATAGAGAATTCTACTGTGACGGCGCACATCATGGGCTTTCAATGCACTCAAGCTCCGTTCGCCGCCTTTAAACTTATGTTGCACCGGGAATACGAGGTTGCCTCTGACAACATCAACGGCAAGGAAAGAAGACGAAGAAGCCAGCAACAGCAACACCCAACGAGCAAGGCAACTGAGATCCATCCTCTCAAAACCCCCCAAAAAGATTGAACCCAATTTGGGCACGTGGGATTCCGGGTCTATGAGGCAATGGAGACAGAGTAGAGAAATGAGAGGTAAAGGCGACacacagagagacagagagagggagagagaccGAGTTCAACGTCAGGCTTTACACGTCTTTGATATATAAAAGAGAGAGCGAAAAGAGGAAACGACCGTCTGGTTTTTTCTCTTGGTTTTGGGGTTGGGGggttctcttctcttctctcctccCTCTCTGTCTATAGGTCTATAGAGGTTACATGTAGAAATAGAACGGTCTATTTTTTTCGTTtcattcttctttcattttcttcacgtttctctctttcttacgtctctctctctctctcttttttctaagtccttttctttttctttcttccctctctctctctctctcttttaactTCTCTCTCAACCCGATCCAGACCGACAGGCATACCCAGATAAATTATTAGATAAAATACGTTATTTTTCGCTctcatttattataattattatatgcTAATTCATATGGAGCCACCATGTTCCCCaactatttttctcttttctttcttttggaaaaataattttttaaaaaaaagttaggggtaccAAATTTTTTCCTAAGAGATGCTTATTAAACCGATGTATAACTCATTCAttagaaataaacaaaataattaattaaaaagaaatgtaacgagtaccaatgaatgagctacacatcagtttgGTAAGACTCTCTTGATAAAAGATTTGatacccctagcatttctctaaaaaaaaaattatttgtcatcCCATCTCGATAAAGTAAATATGtaaaattcaccattaaattttttaaatgatatgattCATCCAATTTTGTAACCATCTCCATAGTAAAGAAATGAATCTACCATTGGATTTTTATGAAGTCCGCAAATATAATGGtagatttattgaatttgtaggataaaataggaaaaaattgataaaatattgACGTAAATCGTTTCTCTTAAAATTGTAAGACTCATAAGTAAGTCCCACAAATTGAATGATAGATTTGCAAACATAATGGTCCGGAGATAAATGAAGAATGATGTGtgacatactttttttttttttaatctttttgcataaaataattaaaatattaacaaacaacttttctCACAAAACTTATATCGAAACAGTTTTTcaactaaaacacaaaaaaaaaaagaaaaaaaaagggtatctcttaaaaataattatcaatCGTCACGGTATTTTAAATAACTTATTATGtcacttatttaaataaaaaacaaaattgtaaatCGCTTAAAGGCATAATAGCAACgaataattttataagtcactcttgtgtATCTTTTgtatcactctaaaaatgatgtaacttctaaaattaccattgggcttatgattgatcattattgaattttgatcaaatcgTTATTTTAAAAGAAGTTATAGTtaaaggatatttttgttttttcacttttcaaagagacaaaaatatatcTTTACTATAAgtataattaattgaatattatccaattcaaataaaattaattcaattttttaaagtcaACTCATTCATAAAGTGACACTGGGAGAACACAAGAGTGATTATGGGtttggctttaaaaaaaaaaaaaaaaaaaaaaaaaggaccttttctaatttttaaagacttcatatttaattttactatctctttttcctaaataaaatatgggtgtcgtaaaaaaaattacaagaaattttctataattctttcttcttttttttttaccacacCTTAAGCAAAATCTGACACTTATAATACTAGCAgcaatttttctttgatttttcttaagtttatggcacaaaactactttttttct
Coding sequences within it:
- the LOC132171170 gene encoding aspartic proteinase 36, which codes for MDLSCLARWVLLLLASSSSFLAVDVVRGNLVFPVQHKFKGGERSLSALKAHDVRRHSRILYDVDLKLGGNGRPSETGLYFANIGIGSPSKDYYVQVDTGSDILWVNCIGCSKCPKKSGLGIELTLFDPKGSSTSSLVTCDQAFCTATYDGPLPGCRPDLLCQYNVVYGDGSSTAGYFVKDNIQLQRVTGNFQAAPANGSVIFGCGAKQSGELGSSSEALDGILGFGQANSSMISQLASAGKVKKMFAHCLDNVDGGGIFAIGQVVEPKVNTTPLVPNQAHYNVVLKEIEVGGDVLTLPSDIFDNGVKKGTIIDSGTTLAYLPDLVYEALMPKIMSQQPGLKLHTVEDQFTCFKFNGNVDDGFPTVTFHFDGSLSLTVYAHEYLFQLGMGNDNVWCVGWQTSGGQSRDGGEMTLLGDLVLSNKLVLYDLEAQAIGWTEYNCSSSIKVKDESGAVYSVGAHNISSASTLIIRRTLTFLFLLIAMLHYFLY